In Horticoccus luteus, the following proteins share a genomic window:
- a CDS encoding YbaB/EbfC family nucleoid-associated protein codes for MAGVGKLLKQAQKMQRSIETLQTQLEAKEIDVTSGGGAVKIKINGAGKFMSLSLDPEFLKEDAKLVSDAVLAAVQDAAKQAKEFNDAEMQKVTSAFQMPGLM; via the coding sequence ATGGCCGGTGTAGGCAAACTCCTCAAACAAGCTCAGAAAATGCAGCGCTCGATCGAGACGCTCCAAACCCAGCTCGAAGCGAAGGAAATCGACGTCACGAGCGGCGGCGGCGCGGTGAAGATCAAGATCAACGGTGCGGGCAAGTTCATGAGTCTCTCACTTGATCCCGAGTTTCTGAAGGAAGACGCGAAGCTCGTGTCGGATGCCGTGCTTGCGGCAGTGCAGGATGCGGCGAAACAGGCGAAGGAATTCAACGACGCGGAGATGCAGAAAGTGACGTCGGCATTTCAAATGCCCGGCTTGATGTGA
- the xseB gene encoding exodeoxyribonuclease VII small subunit codes for MENPDTTPSFETALERLEAVVESMEAGDVPLADLLARYEEGNKLLTVCEERLKDAELKIEQLKRQKDGVIFAKLEIERSE; via the coding sequence GTGGAAAATCCGGACACAACGCCTTCATTCGAAACCGCCTTGGAGCGACTCGAGGCCGTGGTCGAGTCGATGGAAGCGGGCGATGTGCCGCTCGCGGACTTGCTGGCGCGCTACGAGGAAGGCAACAAGTTGCTCACGGTCTGCGAAGAGCGGCTGAAGGATGCCGAGCTCAAGATCGAACAGCTCAAACGTCAGAAAGATGGCGTCATTTTCGCCAAGCTCGAAATCGAGCGCTCGGAATAA
- the recR gene encoding recombination mediator RecR, with translation MTPAFERLQKQLKQLPGLGYRSAERIALHLLVEKPAALEALVASLHEAAGSVRRCARCGNLAEGELCGICADERRDHGVVCVVEHVPDLVAIERSSAYRGVYHVLHGKLSPIHGVGPEQLNVASLAERLADGSLREMILALSNDVEGEATCHYLTERLAAGKPLQITRIGFGIPSGGGVLYADSVTLKSALDARRSYQ, from the coding sequence ATGACGCCGGCCTTTGAACGGCTGCAAAAGCAGCTCAAGCAACTGCCCGGCTTGGGCTACCGTTCGGCAGAGCGGATCGCGCTGCATCTTTTGGTCGAAAAACCGGCGGCGCTGGAAGCGCTGGTAGCCTCGCTCCACGAAGCCGCGGGATCGGTGCGACGTTGCGCGCGCTGCGGCAATCTCGCCGAGGGCGAGTTGTGCGGCATCTGCGCAGACGAGCGGCGCGATCACGGGGTCGTTTGCGTGGTGGAGCATGTGCCCGATCTCGTTGCGATCGAGCGAAGCAGTGCGTATCGCGGCGTTTATCATGTTTTGCATGGGAAACTTTCGCCGATTCACGGCGTTGGCCCGGAGCAACTCAATGTGGCCTCGCTCGCCGAACGATTGGCGGACGGGAGTTTGCGCGAAATGATTCTGGCGCTCTCCAACGATGTGGAGGGTGAGGCGACCTGCCACTATTTGACGGAGCGGCTGGCGGCGGGAAAGCCGCTCCAGATCACGCGCATCGGTTTCGGTATTCCGAGCGGAGGAGGCGTGCTTTACGCAGATTCCGTCACATTGAAAAGCGCGCTCGACGCGCGGCGCAGCTATCAGTGA
- the asnB gene encoding asparagine synthase (glutamine-hydrolyzing), with product MCGIAGLIDRGQSAEERRERVSRMCESMRHRGPDDGGIADLGPVTLGSRRLAIFDPAHGRQPMQTPDGRFTIVFNGAILNFRDLKARLHLFGFTFRTDCDTEVLLAAYVHWGGDCVKELRGMFAFAVWDARDESLFLARDPFGIKPLYFYRDRETLLFASELNALVAARVIQAEFDPQAVTDYLAYIAVPTPRTIYRHVRSLRPGETASWKSGLMQFRRSWTFSGIAAQPAAKSRAEFTAQLRFQLEQSIAVHRVADVPVGAFLSGGLDSSAIVGLMARQGAGRLKTFSLAFEEPELSEATEAAATAQYYGTDHETFILRGADVARDFDTLIASMDQPSGDGVNTFYVARAARVGSVTVALSGLGGDELFGGYPSFRDVPRLAPWLRVWHLLSASVREPILARLSRGETRHQKLADILRYARDVHALSSLQRRLFSQSAAERLLRPPLPPETHPELHRLSADLGADDAFRVVSAWELRNYMGNLLLRDSDVMSMRHSLELRVPFVDRPLIEWLWQQPTRFKFTPGRPKSALADALADVLPPGMAARRKRGFTLPFAQWLRRDLRPLMDDIFSPASVARTGLLSPEAAADVWQRYRARTDDRAWSRVWSLGVLIAFLNRRPA from the coding sequence ATGTGCGGCATCGCTGGACTGATCGATAGGGGCCAATCGGCCGAAGAACGCCGGGAAAGAGTGAGTCGCATGTGCGAAAGTATGCGCCACCGCGGTCCCGACGATGGCGGTATCGCTGACCTCGGCCCGGTGACGCTTGGCTCGCGACGTCTGGCGATTTTCGATCCCGCCCACGGGCGCCAGCCCATGCAAACACCGGACGGCCGTTTCACGATCGTGTTCAACGGCGCGATTCTGAATTTCCGCGATCTCAAAGCACGCCTGCATCTGTTCGGATTCACGTTTCGCACCGATTGCGACACCGAGGTATTGCTCGCCGCCTACGTCCATTGGGGCGGCGACTGCGTGAAGGAATTGCGGGGCATGTTCGCCTTTGCGGTCTGGGACGCTCGCGACGAATCGTTATTTCTCGCGCGCGACCCCTTTGGCATCAAGCCGCTCTATTTTTACCGCGACCGCGAAACACTTCTCTTCGCGTCCGAGCTCAATGCGCTCGTCGCCGCCCGGGTGATCCAGGCTGAATTCGACCCGCAAGCCGTCACCGATTATCTGGCTTACATCGCGGTACCCACGCCCCGCACGATTTACCGGCACGTGCGCAGCCTCCGCCCCGGCGAAACCGCATCCTGGAAATCAGGCCTTATGCAGTTCCGCCGGAGCTGGACGTTCTCGGGCATAGCCGCGCAGCCGGCCGCGAAAAGCCGCGCCGAATTCACCGCCCAACTCCGCTTCCAGCTTGAGCAATCCATCGCGGTTCATCGCGTCGCTGATGTGCCCGTGGGTGCGTTTCTGTCCGGCGGCCTCGATTCCTCCGCCATCGTCGGGCTGATGGCGCGACAGGGAGCGGGCAGATTGAAAACCTTTTCTTTGGCATTCGAGGAACCGGAACTCTCCGAAGCAACCGAAGCAGCCGCCACCGCCCAGTATTACGGAACTGACCACGAAACCTTCATTCTTCGCGGCGCCGACGTCGCCCGCGATTTCGACACGCTTATCGCCAGCATGGATCAGCCCTCCGGCGATGGCGTTAACACCTTCTATGTGGCGCGAGCGGCCCGGGTCGGCAGCGTGACCGTGGCGTTGTCCGGCCTCGGAGGCGACGAGCTTTTCGGCGGCTATCCCAGCTTTCGAGATGTCCCCCGCCTCGCGCCGTGGTTGCGCGTCTGGCATCTTTTGAGCGCTTCCGTTCGCGAGCCGATTCTCGCGCGCCTTTCCCGCGGCGAAACGCGCCACCAAAAACTGGCCGACATCCTGCGCTATGCCCGCGATGTGCATGCGCTCTCCTCTTTGCAACGCCGCTTGTTTTCGCAAAGCGCCGCCGAGCGGCTGCTGCGCCCGCCGCTGCCTCCGGAAACCCACCCCGAACTCCACCGACTCTCCGCCGATCTCGGCGCCGACGACGCGTTTCGTGTCGTGAGCGCATGGGAGTTGCGAAACTACATGGGCAACCTGCTGCTTCGCGATAGCGACGTGATGAGCATGCGGCACTCGCTCGAATTGCGCGTGCCGTTCGTCGACCGCCCATTGATCGAGTGGCTTTGGCAGCAACCTACCCGCTTCAAGTTTACTCCCGGACGACCGAAGTCCGCTCTCGCCGACGCCCTCGCCGATGTTCTGCCGCCAGGAATGGCCGCCCGCCGCAAGCGCGGCTTCACTCTGCCTTTCGCGCAGTGGCTGCGCCGCGACCTTCGGCCGTTGATGGACGACATTTTTTCTCCGGCCTCGGTCGCGCGCACCGGCCTGCTTTCGCCGGAAGCGGCCGCCGACGTCTGGCAACGTTACCGAGCGCGCACCGATGACCGCGCGTGGTCCCGGGTTTGGAGCCTTGGAGTGTTGATCGCATTTCTCAACCGGCGCCCCGCATGA
- a CDS encoding DJ-1 family glyoxalase III: protein MRTVLAILPEGFEEAEAVTPIDFLRRAGVRVTLAALGDALTVMGRNGIQLLADNTLRAVSEEVFDCVFLPGGPGVKLFRADARVPELLTRQAARGGWIAAICAAPTVLNDAGLLAGRKFTAHDSVREELPAMEIGKPVVVDGKLLTSRGAGTAAHFGLVLVQELVSAAARNEVAQSVCWPND, encoded by the coding sequence ATGAGAACTGTTCTGGCAATCCTTCCGGAGGGCTTCGAAGAAGCTGAAGCAGTCACCCCCATCGATTTTCTCCGCCGTGCCGGCGTCCGCGTCACCCTCGCCGCGCTCGGCGACGCATTGACGGTTATGGGCCGCAACGGAATCCAATTGTTGGCAGATAACACCTTGCGCGCGGTCAGTGAAGAGGTCTTTGACTGCGTTTTCCTGCCAGGCGGACCAGGCGTAAAACTGTTCCGGGCCGACGCCCGTGTCCCCGAGTTGCTGACGCGCCAAGCCGCGCGCGGAGGCTGGATCGCTGCCATCTGCGCGGCGCCCACGGTTCTCAACGACGCCGGCTTGCTCGCGGGCCGCAAGTTTACTGCCCACGATTCCGTGCGCGAGGAGTTGCCTGCTATGGAGATAGGAAAGCCCGTGGTCGTCGATGGTAAGCTCCTCACATCCCGAGGAGCCGGCACGGCCGCGCACTTCGGCTTGGTGCTGGTTCAAGAGCTCGTTTCAGCCGCCGCGCGAAATGAAGTCGCGCAAAGCGTGTGCTGGCCCAACGATTGA
- a CDS encoding M48 family metallopeptidase: MTFVLWIAVALLTLRLLGELWLGALNRREVRRHAARAPAAVSAIMDDATYAKAVRYTLARSKFNAVSEVFGTCIVILALVSGVLPWLFITITGAGAPDAVWSHAAFILAAFALLAVPSLPFDWWETFSLEARHGFNQTTTRLWLTDKLKGTLLTVVIGFPLLWLLLSLVHWVGSAWWLWGFAILFAVQLLMMVLYPKLILPLFNKLTPLPEGELRTRLIALGERAGFRAKTIEVIDGSKRSGHSNAYFTGFGRFRRIVLFDTLIAQLGAAELEAVLAHEIGHYRRGHIPKMIAVSAVMQLAGFALIAWLARSPWFDTGFGFPAGALAPAFLLFGLLSGVVTFWFSPILNFFSRKHEYEADAFAREAVGEAESMIRALRKLAQKNLTNLTPHPWFSAFFYSHPTLVEREQALERAG; the protein is encoded by the coding sequence ATGACGTTTGTGCTGTGGATCGCAGTGGCGTTGCTAACATTGCGGCTGCTGGGTGAGCTGTGGCTGGGGGCGCTCAATCGCCGGGAGGTGCGGCGGCATGCGGCGCGGGCGCCCGCCGCCGTCAGCGCGATCATGGATGATGCAACCTACGCGAAAGCGGTGCGTTACACCTTGGCTCGTTCGAAGTTCAACGCGGTGTCGGAGGTGTTTGGCACGTGCATCGTCATTCTGGCGCTCGTGTCCGGGGTGCTGCCGTGGCTGTTCATTACGATCACGGGCGCGGGCGCACCGGACGCGGTGTGGTCTCACGCGGCGTTTATTCTGGCGGCCTTCGCGTTGTTGGCGGTGCCGAGCCTGCCCTTCGACTGGTGGGAGACATTTTCGCTCGAGGCGCGGCACGGGTTTAATCAGACCACAACCCGCCTCTGGTTGACGGACAAATTAAAGGGCACGCTGCTGACGGTGGTCATCGGGTTTCCGCTACTCTGGCTGCTGCTCTCACTCGTCCATTGGGTCGGGAGTGCGTGGTGGCTTTGGGGGTTCGCCATTCTGTTCGCCGTGCAATTGCTCATGATGGTGCTGTATCCCAAGCTGATTTTGCCGCTCTTCAACAAGCTGACGCCGCTGCCGGAAGGCGAATTGAGGACCCGATTGATCGCGCTCGGCGAACGAGCAGGATTTCGCGCCAAGACCATCGAGGTGATCGACGGGAGCAAGCGCTCCGGCCACTCGAACGCTTACTTTACCGGCTTCGGCCGGTTCCGGCGCATCGTGCTTTTCGACACGTTGATTGCACAGCTCGGCGCCGCCGAGCTTGAGGCGGTGCTGGCGCACGAAATCGGCCACTACCGTCGCGGACACATTCCAAAAATGATCGCGGTGTCGGCCGTGATGCAGCTCGCCGGCTTCGCGTTGATCGCGTGGTTGGCACGCAGCCCGTGGTTCGACACCGGCTTCGGATTCCCGGCCGGGGCGCTGGCGCCGGCGTTCCTGCTCTTCGGGCTCTTGAGCGGCGTGGTGACGTTCTGGTTTTCGCCGATCCTAAACTTTTTCTCGCGCAAACACGAATACGAGGCCGATGCGTTCGCGCGCGAGGCGGTGGGCGAGGCGGAGAGTATGATCCGCGCGTTACGCAAACTCGCGCAGAAAAACCTGACCAATCTCACGCCGCACCCGTGGTTCAGCGCATTCTTTTACTCGCATCCTACGCTCGTGGAACGCGAGCAGGCGTTGGAGCGGGCCGGCTGA
- a CDS encoding NAD-dependent epimerase/dehydratase family protein, translating to MPRGALPKSQGKSLIILGCGYVGRRLAEEAIEAGWSVAALTRNSGKAEMLREMGVQTVCADLAESGWHAAFPGAFDVVVNSVSSGRGGAEQRRRSYVEGTRSILRWAERCGPAALIHLSSISVYPQRGGEFVDEETSTAGVGERGAVQLEAEALVREAAGGSGRGSILRLGGIYGPGRTVLFAKIKSGEPLSGRPDEHLNLIHRDDVCAACWAALDVLEKGGVETFNVVDDAAATRGEIASWLAAQAGVAPPRFDGTPGNDRIVSNAKIKHALGWSPGVPTYREGYANLLSR from the coding sequence ATGCCGCGCGGCGCACTTCCAAAATCGCAGGGAAAATCACTCATCATTTTGGGGTGCGGTTATGTCGGGCGGCGTCTGGCGGAGGAGGCGATTGAGGCCGGATGGAGCGTGGCGGCGTTGACCCGAAATTCTGGCAAAGCCGAGATGCTCCGCGAGATGGGCGTTCAAACGGTGTGCGCCGATCTGGCGGAATCCGGGTGGCACGCGGCGTTTCCGGGAGCGTTCGACGTCGTGGTGAACAGCGTAAGCTCCGGTCGCGGCGGGGCGGAGCAGCGGCGGCGCAGTTATGTGGAGGGCACGCGTTCCATTCTGCGGTGGGCGGAGCGATGCGGGCCGGCGGCGTTGATTCACCTGAGCAGCATTTCGGTTTACCCACAACGCGGCGGCGAATTTGTGGACGAAGAGACCAGCACGGCGGGCGTGGGTGAACGTGGTGCTGTTCAACTGGAGGCGGAGGCGCTCGTGCGGGAGGCCGCGGGCGGCAGTGGCCGAGGGAGCATTTTGCGGCTGGGGGGAATCTACGGCCCGGGGCGCACCGTGTTGTTTGCCAAGATCAAGAGTGGAGAACCGTTGTCGGGAAGACCCGACGAGCACTTGAATTTAATCCATCGCGACGACGTGTGCGCGGCGTGTTGGGCGGCCCTTGATGTTTTAGAAAAGGGCGGAGTCGAAACATTCAACGTCGTCGATGATGCGGCGGCGACACGAGGGGAAATCGCCTCGTGGCTCGCTGCTCAAGCGGGCGTCGCCCCGCCGCGCTTCGATGGGACACCCGGGAACGACCGCATCGTGAGCAATGCCAAGATCAAACACGCCCTCGGGTGGTCACCGGGGGTTCCCACGTATCGCGAAGGCTACGCGAATTTGTTGTCGCGTTGA
- the dxs gene encoding 1-deoxy-D-xylulose-5-phosphate synthase, which translates to MNEPASAAPEQRLLPTIHGPADVKALTPAQLPLLAQEIREEVIAVTARNGGHVGPNLGVVELTLALHRVFETPDDQFVFDVAHQGYVHKLLTGRGGDFFRQLRQTGGASGFLYRPESAHDAFGAGHAGTALSAALGMATARDLRGSGEHVVAVCGDAAFTCGITLEALNNVVTSTKRLIVVLNDNEWSIAKNVGAMAKYLNRLSTNPTYNKIHHDIEGFFKSFPRGEEMNRVYSKWKRETKDFFVESSLFEKFGLRYLGPVDGHNLDSLIKNLEFAKQCDVPVLIHVLTKKGKGLAAALTSPERFHGASPFDPLTGDSKKTPAGTPPNYQDVFGQAMVRFAQADPRVLGITGAMPSGTGLSRLASAVPQQFFDVGIAEEHAVLFAAGLATKGFRPVVAIYSTFLQRAYDQIIHDVALQNLPVTFCMDRAGLSPNDGPTHHGLFDISYLRCVPNAVVMQPRHEDELVDMLHTSLHHPGPAFIRYPRGGGLGVPIKTAPGLLPIGRADVLREGSHIVIWALGPMVQDALQLAARFERDEGLSVGVVNARFAKPLDRALLLRQAAEVPLLVTMEDHVLAGGFGSAVLETLNEAGSATDVVRIGWPDRFVEHGSSTDLLRASYGLSPDEIYARIVARASASAAECFTALREKRAATAP; encoded by the coding sequence ATGAATGAACCGGCTTCCGCTGCCCCGGAGCAGCGTCTTCTCCCGACGATCCACGGCCCCGCTGATGTCAAAGCATTGACGCCGGCTCAACTGCCCCTCCTGGCGCAGGAAATTCGCGAGGAGGTCATCGCCGTCACCGCGCGCAATGGCGGCCACGTCGGCCCCAATCTCGGCGTCGTGGAATTGACCCTGGCGCTGCACCGCGTGTTCGAGACGCCGGACGACCAGTTTGTCTTCGACGTCGCCCACCAAGGTTACGTGCACAAACTCCTCACCGGGCGCGGTGGCGATTTTTTCCGCCAACTCCGGCAGACAGGCGGCGCCAGCGGGTTTCTCTACCGCCCCGAGAGTGCGCACGACGCATTTGGCGCCGGTCATGCCGGCACCGCATTGAGCGCCGCTCTCGGCATGGCCACGGCCCGCGATTTGCGCGGCTCGGGTGAACACGTTGTCGCAGTGTGTGGCGACGCTGCGTTCACCTGCGGCATCACCCTCGAAGCATTAAACAACGTCGTCACTTCCACCAAGCGCTTGATCGTCGTGCTCAACGACAACGAATGGTCGATCGCGAAGAATGTCGGCGCGATGGCGAAATATCTGAACCGCCTCAGCACCAATCCCACTTACAACAAAATCCACCACGACATTGAAGGCTTCTTCAAAAGCTTTCCCCGTGGCGAGGAGATGAATCGCGTTTACTCCAAGTGGAAACGCGAGACGAAGGACTTCTTCGTCGAATCCTCACTCTTCGAAAAATTTGGCCTGCGTTACCTCGGCCCGGTCGACGGCCACAATCTCGACTCTTTGATCAAGAATCTGGAGTTCGCGAAACAGTGCGATGTGCCGGTGCTCATCCATGTTTTGACGAAAAAAGGCAAAGGCCTCGCGGCGGCCCTCACGTCACCCGAGCGCTTTCACGGCGCGAGTCCCTTCGATCCGCTCACGGGCGATTCGAAAAAAACTCCGGCCGGCACCCCGCCAAATTATCAGGACGTCTTCGGGCAGGCGATGGTGCGCTTCGCCCAGGCGGATCCCCGCGTGCTGGGCATCACGGGCGCCATGCCCAGCGGCACCGGCCTTTCCCGCCTCGCGTCCGCGGTGCCGCAACAATTTTTCGACGTCGGCATTGCCGAGGAGCACGCCGTCCTCTTTGCCGCCGGACTGGCGACAAAGGGTTTTCGCCCCGTGGTCGCGATCTACTCGACTTTTCTCCAACGCGCCTACGACCAAATCATCCACGATGTGGCGCTCCAAAATCTCCCCGTGACGTTCTGCATGGACCGCGCCGGGCTCTCGCCCAACGACGGCCCCACCCACCACGGCCTTTTTGATATTTCCTACCTGCGCTGCGTGCCCAACGCCGTCGTCATGCAGCCGCGTCATGAGGATGAACTCGTGGACATGTTGCACACGAGCCTGCACCACCCGGGTCCGGCCTTCATTCGTTATCCTCGCGGCGGCGGCTTGGGCGTGCCGATTAAAACCGCCCCGGGTTTGCTCCCGATCGGCCGCGCGGACGTCTTGCGCGAAGGCTCGCACATCGTAATCTGGGCGCTCGGACCGATGGTGCAGGATGCGTTGCAATTAGCTGCACGCTTCGAACGCGACGAAGGCCTTTCCGTCGGCGTCGTGAACGCCCGCTTCGCCAAGCCGCTCGACCGCGCGCTGCTGCTGCGCCAAGCGGCGGAGGTTCCTCTCCTCGTCACCATGGAGGATCACGTGCTCGCCGGAGGATTCGGCAGCGCCGTGCTGGAAACGCTCAACGAGGCGGGAAGCGCCACGGACGTCGTCCGAATCGGCTGGCCCGATCGGTTCGTCGAACACGGCTCCAGCACCGACCTCTTGCGCGCCAGCTACGGCCTCTCACCAGACGAAATCTACGCCCGCATTGTCGCGCGCGCCAGCGCCAGCGCGGCAGAGTGTTTCACAGCCTTGCGAGAAAAGCGCGCCGCCACCGCGCCATAA